The proteins below are encoded in one region of Salmo salar chromosome ssa02, Ssal_v3.1, whole genome shotgun sequence:
- the LOC106584517 gene encoding H-2 class II histocompatibility antigen, A-U alpha chain isoform X2, whose product MGCRVFLAFILGVCLLSHCQSKHLLRFLTFCQKNVPSDEEYDVEFDGDELFYVDPITYQVERRLSEFAQQWTPDPGLPHEVYVSLGTCQYNIPRCIVGEKSPPEAIEVPTSHIYSQREVELGVPNTLICRVSDFHPTPVDVTWTRNEQPVAERTIIQTQYYSNEDFSFRIFSYLSITPQEGDIYSCSVGHVSLQEPLTRIWEVEVHTDHQTVETAVCVGGVTLGVVGVATGVWFIKKAKRSGWALRT is encoded by the exons ATGGGGTGCAGAGTGTTCCTGGCTTTTATACTGGGTGTTTGTCTACTGTCACACTGCCAAA GCAAACATTTGCTGCGGTTTTTGACCTTCTGCCAAAAAAACGTCCCCAGCGACGAAGAGTATGACGTGGAGTTTGATGGAGATGAGCTCTTCTACGTTGACCCCATTACCTACCAGGTAGAGCGGCGTCTGTCAGAGTTCGCCCAGCAGTGGACCCCTGACCCAGGACTGCCTCACGAAGTGTACGTGTCCCTCGGAACTTGCCAGTACAACATCCCCCGCTGCATTGTGGGAGAAAAGAGCCCGCCAGAGGCAATAG AGGTGCCCACCTCCCACATATACTCCCAGAGAGAGGTGGAGCTGGGGGTCCCCAACACACTCATCTGCCGGGTCAGTGATTTCCACCCAACACCCGTGGATGTGACTTGGACCAGGAACGAGCAGCCGGTGGCAGAGAGGACCATCATTCAGACCCAGTACTACTCCAATGAAGACTTCAGCTTCAGGATCTTCTCCTACCTGAGCATCACACCTCAGGAGGGGGACATCTACTCCTGTAGTGTGGGTCACGTCAGCCTGCAGGAACCCCTCACCAGGATCTGGG AGGTTGAAGTGCACACGGACCACCAGACtgtggagacagcagtgtgtgttgGAGGTGTGACTCTAGGAGTGGTGGGAGTAGCAACAGGAGTCTGGTTTATCAAAAAAGCCAAGAGGTCTGGTTGGGCCTTAAGAACATAG
- the LOC106584517 gene encoding H-2 class II histocompatibility antigen, A-U alpha chain isoform X1 produces MQTAALYQFPLLLKQHFTEKPNQINYIAFNISCTFWQSMVLDSQMCHFPSQLLLLNTGKHLLRFLTFCQKNVPSDEEYDVEFDGDELFYVDPITYQVERRLSEFAQQWTPDPGLPHEVYVSLGTCQYNIPRCIVGEKSPPEAIEVPTSHIYSQREVELGVPNTLICRVSDFHPTPVDVTWTRNEQPVAERTIIQTQYYSNEDFSFRIFSYLSITPQEGDIYSCSVGHVSLQEPLTRIWEVEVHTDHQTVETAVCVGGVTLGVVGVATGVWFIKKAKRSGWALRT; encoded by the exons ATGCAGACAGCTGCTTTATATCAGTTCCCATTGTTattaaaacaacattttacagaAAAGCCTAACCAAATTAATTATATTGCGTTCAACATCTCTTGTACCTTTTGGCAAAGCATGGTACTAGACAGTCAGATGTGCCATTTTCCATCTCAACTTCTGTTATTGAACACAGGCAAACATTTGCTGCGGTTTTTGACCTTCTGCCAAAAAAACGTCCCCAGCGACGAAGAGTATGACGTGGAGTTTGATGGAGATGAGCTCTTCTACGTTGACCCCATTACCTACCAGGTAGAGCGGCGTCTGTCAGAGTTCGCCCAGCAGTGGACCCCTGACCCAGGACTGCCTCACGAAGTGTACGTGTCCCTCGGAACTTGCCAGTACAACATCCCCCGCTGCATTGTGGGAGAAAAGAGCCCGCCAGAGGCAATAG AGGTGCCCACCTCCCACATATACTCCCAGAGAGAGGTGGAGCTGGGGGTCCCCAACACACTCATCTGCCGGGTCAGTGATTTCCACCCAACACCCGTGGATGTGACTTGGACCAGGAACGAGCAGCCGGTGGCAGAGAGGACCATCATTCAGACCCAGTACTACTCCAATGAAGACTTCAGCTTCAGGATCTTCTCCTACCTGAGCATCACACCTCAGGAGGGGGACATCTACTCCTGTAGTGTGGGTCACGTCAGCCTGCAGGAACCCCTCACCAGGATCTGGG AGGTTGAAGTGCACACGGACCACCAGACtgtggagacagcagtgtgtgttgGAGGTGTGACTCTAGGAGTGGTGGGAGTAGCAACAGGAGTCTGGTTTATCAAAAAAGCCAAGAGGTCTGGTTGGGCCTTAAGAACATAG
- the LOC106584525 gene encoding rano class II histocompatibility antigen, A beta chain yields MALCWVYWMAGLSVIQTWATPAGGYQFQGIVDCEYDDTIDNMIYFVKNIFNQKLTTIYDSRVQKYVGFGEFGIRNADRYNSQAWKMAIRKAEVETICRYSARFFKLSTLERIVPPIVKVRLTKPSRYGELSMLECSVLGFYPQEVRVSWLRDGLETTTAVTSTDTLANGDWSYQLHSYLEFRPQRGESVSCTVEHPSLDEPLEVVWDTSGLDAKWFKMAIGVCSLFIGVAMAIGGGVYYWWKNR; encoded by the exons ATGGCTCTCTGCTGGGTCTATTGGATGGCTGGACTTTCTGTCATTCAGACCTGGGCAACACCAGCAG gtGGGTACCAGTTCCAGGGGATAGTTGACTGTGAATATGATGACACCATTGACAATATGATCTACTTTGTGAAAAACATATTCAACCAAAAATTGACCACCATCTATGACTCCAGGGTTCAGAAGTATGTGGGTTTTGGGGAGTTTGGCATACGCAATGCAGATCGCTACAACAGCCAAGCTTGGAAAATGGCTATAAGGAAAGCAGAAGTGGAGACTATTTGCCGATACAGTGCAAGATTCTTCAAACTGAGCACTTTGGAAAGAATAG TGCCTCCCATTGTCAAAGTCCGCCTGACCAAGCCCTCTCGCTACGGGGAGCTGTCCATGCTGGAGTGCAGCGTTCTAGGCTTCTACCCTCAGGAGGTGAGGGTGAGCTGGCTGAGAGACGGGCTGGAGACCACCACAGCCGTGACCTCCACTGACACACTGGCTAACGGGGACTGGAGCTACCAGCTCCACTCCTACCTAGAGTTCAGGCctcagagaggggagagtgtaaGCTGCACGGTTGAGCACCCCAGCCTAGATGAACCACTGGAGGTGGTCTGGG ATACCTCAGGCCTGGATGCTAAATGGTTTAAAATGGCAATAGGGGTGTGTTCCCTTTTCATTGGTGTAGCCATGGCTATTGGAGGAGGAGTTTACTACTGGTGGAAGAACAGGTAA
- the vmo1 gene encoding vitelline membrane outer layer protein 1 homolog precursor (The RefSeq protein has 1 substitution compared to this genomic sequence), whose amino-acid sequence MTTPLFTALSFLAVLALGSCLAILPEEQPYVERAGIQYSARPYTSLLTVPNGEQFGNWTWPEMCPDKFFAVGFMLRVESEQYGMDDTALNGIRLICAKDEDRSFLYTIESHTGFFGDWSDPHYCPRGVLTSFQLRVEPHQSLFGDDTAANNIRFRCSSNPTLTGAGLDYGEYSLWSQDCGDGGICGIETKMEEYQYGLDDTSLNDVRFHCCVKLQQ is encoded by the exons ATGACTACCCCTCTGTTCACTGCTCTGTCCTTCCTGGCTGTGCTGGCCCTTGGGTCATGCCTTGCTATATTGCCCGAGGAGCAGCCCTATGTGGAGCGTGCTGGTATCCAATACAGCGCTAGGCCTTACACCTCCCTCCTCACCGTGCCCAATGGAGAGCAGTTTGGGAACTGGACCTGGCCTGAGATGTGTCCCGACAAGTTCTTTGCAGTTGGGTTCATGCTCCGG GTGGAGTCCGAACAGTACGGTATGGATGATACTGCCCTGAATGGCATTCGCTTGATCTGCGCTAAGGACGAAGATAGGAGCTTCTTGTACACCATTGAGTCTCACACTGGATT cTTTGGTGACTGGTCGGACCCTCACTATTGCCCCAGGGGTGTGCTGACTTCCTTCCAGCTGCGTGTGGAGCCCCACCAGGGTCTGTTCGGTGACGACACAGCCGCCAACAACATCAGGTTCCGCTGCAGCAGCAACCCCACCCTCACAGGCGCCGGCCTGGACTATGGCGAGTACAGCCTCTGGAGCCAGGATTGTGGTGATGGAGGAATCTGTGGCATCGAGACCAAGATGGAGGAATACCAGTACGGCCTGGATGACACATCTCTCAATGACGTGCGCTTCCACTGTTGCGTCAAACTCCAGCAG TAA